A stretch of Macadamia integrifolia cultivar HAES 741 chromosome 7, SCU_Mint_v3, whole genome shotgun sequence DNA encodes these proteins:
- the LOC122084830 gene encoding U-box domain-containing protein 44-like, whose translation MVAYALIVGTVQTALKGIAGDLKKAEETLSVYRNRSKIYVLINCRTLYEALRECSVAIGGWLALLDSTLQDNPDLHKKTVDLSRDMKQPQFRVTENEARVYCTLQREGQVRPTTKAVQSAIIMDLARALGTDSENHAELAEQIKILKKDLVRSNSISERRILMSLEKTFNSWSVEPNIASRSLDFEIEEDTHISPFKNFICPLTKEVMKDPVVLESSQTYERTAIEHWFERCIEDGRDPTCPVTGQMLKSLEQKPNISLAGAIEEWLNRNIDSQIKSAVQYLSEDSPPSAECIERVLDNIYLICEEHPSSRYRVRNAGIVVLIVRLLKNSHKSIGSHLRSKALMALLSMSIDEESKEEMLEEGTTRLAIHSLIGSSEKEKEYAVKLLLEFSSDEAYCAKMTSEKGALVLLSSMAGNLEYPAISNIAEEILKRMEKVEENVQHLAAAGRFEPLLTRLCHGTSDVRMEMASLVGRMTLTNSGKEQIARQGAKIFVEMLLKPEERTPSLKALYNLSTLDDNATILVDSAVFPALTQILFGDAPSDLKELAALTLANVVSQPGHWELASADKDGESMQSETIVCSLLGLLSVGSPKCQVAILQILNGIASSPQASESVAAHIKSGNGIAAIIPFLEHPEVGHRIYACRLTRILSERVGSVLANELKRSNKLQLFKDKLLDNQCNDAERSEAACVLANLPLSDDEVKTVLGPGLVRWAVTALKEQCHLSSGRTSRPASSMMEGFLGLLLHYARSHDPAILNMVREYRLLTIFCEQLGYPSQPRVKQRAALGLKYLSESGRILAAASDLEPPPPNGFCLCLTSISGRGPKIPAECPIHNALCAEDSQFCLLKGNCIKPLLDTLADEDTNVQIAAVEALSTLVSDNPYYLKRAIDELEQLSVIDAVITLFTEVRPGELQERTIWMVERALRVDSHTQRHSLNQALIRALVEAFKHGNANAKRHAQEALTNLKQISGVSGKNSNQSRGCR comes from the exons atggttgcctatgccctcattGTAGGTACAG TACAAACAGCATTGAAAGGGATCGCCGGAGACCTGAAGAAAGCTGAGGAGACGTTATCGGTTTATCGGAACAGAAGTAAAATATATGTTCTGATCAATTGCCGAACACTTTATGAAGCTCTGCGGGAGTGCTCTGTAGCCATAGGAGGATGGTTGGCTTTGCTGGATTCGACTCTTCAGGACAATCCGGATCTCCATAAGAagactgttgatctctcaagaGATATGAAGCAGCCCCAGTTCAGA gTAACGGAGAATGAAGCGAGGGTTTATTGTACTCTACAGAGAGAGgggcaagttaggccaaccacTAAAGCAGTCCAGAGCGCCATAATCATGGACTTGGCTCGAGCTCTGGGGACTGACTCTGAGAACCACGCCGAACTGGCAGAGCAAATCAAGATCTTGAAGAAGGACCTCGTCCGCTCCAATTCTATTTCAGAGAGGCGGATTTTGATGTCACTTGAGAAAACTTTTAATAGCTGGTCGGTTGAACCTAACATCGCCTCTCGAAGCTTGGATTTTGAGATTGAAGAGGACACACACATTTCACCGTTCAAGAACTTCATCTGCCCCTTGACCAAGGAGGTCATGAAGGACCCTGTTGTACTGGAATCTTCTCAGACTTATGAGCGCACTGCAATTGAGCACTGGTTTGAGAGGTGTATAGAGGACGGTCGTGATCCCACTTGCCCAGTTACTGGACAGATGCTCAAGTCTTTGGAACAGAAGCCAAACATTAGCCTCGCTGGAGCAATTGAGGAGTGGCTTAATAGGAATATTGATAGTCAGATTAAGTCTGCTGTGCAGTATCTTAGTGAGGATTCTCCGCCCTCAGCAGAATGCATTGAACGAGTCTTGGATAACATATATTTGATATGTGAGGAGCATCCATCAAGCAGATACAGAGTAAGGAATGCAGGGATTGTTGTTCTCATTGTTAGGTTGCTGAAGAACAGTCATAAGAGTATTGGATCGCATTTGAGAAGTAAAGCTCTAATGGCGTTGCTTAGCATGTCTATTGACGAGGAAAGCAAG GAAGAAATGCTTGAAGAAGGGACTACTAGGTTGGCTATACATAGTCTTATTGGGAGctcagagaaagagaaagagtatGCTGTGAAGTTATTACTTGAATTCTCCAGTGATGAAGCTTATTGTGCAAAAATGACATCGGAGAAAGGAGCTCTGGTTCTTCTCTCCAGCATGGCTGGAAATCTGGAGTACCCTGCAATATCTAACATAGCAGAGGAGATCTTAAAGCGGATGGAAAAGGTGGAGGAAAATGTTCAGCATTTAGCAGCAGCAGGAAGATTTGAGCCTTTACTTACTCGACTATGTCATG GTACCAGTGATGTTAGAATGGAGATGGCATCATTGGTGGGGAGGATGACTTTGACAAATAGTGGTAAAGAACAAATTGCAAGGCAAGGCGCTAAGATATTTGTTGAGATGCTATTAAAGCCAGAGGAAAGAACACCAAGCTTGAAAGCATTGTATAATTTATCGACCTTGGATGATAACGCTACTATCCTCGTTGATTCTGCAGTATTTCCTGCTCTTACTCAGATTCTTTTTGGAGATGCGCCATCAGATTTGAAAGAATTGGCAGCATTGACATTAGCAAATGTAGTCTCACAACCTGGACACTGGGAATTAGCATCTGCTGACAAAGATGGAGAGTCAATGCAGTCAGAAACCATTGTCTGTAGTCTTTTGGGGCTTCTATCTGTTGGATCCCCAAAATGTCAAGTTGCAATTCTCCAGATCCTTAACGGAATTGCATCCTCTCCTCAAGCATCAG AGTCTGTGGCTGCTCATATAAAATCAGGTAATGGCATCGCGGCTATTATACCATTTCTTGAACACCCAGAAGTTGGCCATAGGATTTATGCTTGCAGGCTGACAAGAATACTCTCTGAAAGGGTGGGTTCAGTTCTAGCTAATGAGCTGAAACGTTCCAACAAGCTTCAGTTGTTCAAAGACAAGCTTTTGGACAACCAGTGCAATGATGCAGAGAGATCAGAGGCAGCATGTGTACTTGCTAACCTTCCCCTCTCAGATGACGAGGTTAAAACAGTATTGGGACCTGGTCTTGTGAGATGGGCCGTCACTGCTCTCAAAGAGCAGTGTCATCTCTCTAGCGGGAGGACCTCTCGGCCCGCATCAAGCATGATGGAAGGGTTTCTTGGCCTTCTGCTGCATTATGCAAGAAGCCATGATCCAGCAATCCTGAATATGGTTAGAGAGTATCGACTTTTGACCATATTCTGTGAGCAGCTTGGCTACCCATCACAGCCAAGGGTGAAGCAGAGAGCTGCCCTTGGGTTGAAGTACTTGTCTGAGTCTGGAAGGATACTTGCGGCAGCCAGTGATTTGGAACCTCCACCTCCCAATGGGTTCTGTTTATGTTTGACATCCATTTCTGGAAGAGGACCTAAGATCCCTGCAGAGTGCCCGATTCACAATGCCCTATGTGCGGAGGACAGTCAGTTTTGCTTGCTCAAGGGAAATTGCATCAAGCCCCTATTAGATACTCTGGCAGATGAAGATACCAATGTTCAGATTGCAGCAGTGGAAGCTCTTTCCACCCTTGTATCAGATAATCCATATTATCTCAAGAGGGCAATTGATGAACTTGAACAGCTAAGTGTCATTGATGCTGTGATCACTTTGTTCACAGAGGTCCGACCAGGGGAGCTTCAAGAAAGGACAATTTGGATGGTAGAGAGGGCCTTGAGAGTAGACAGTCACACCCAGCGACACTCGCTCAATCAAGCTCTTATCCGGGCTTTGGTGGAAGCCTTCAAGCATGGTAATGCCAATGCAAAGAGGCATGCTCAGGAAGCTCTAACCAACTTAAAGCAGATATCCGGGGTCAGTGGAAAGAACTCGAATCAATCTCGAGGATGCAGATGA